Proteins encoded by one window of Oscillospiraceae bacterium:
- a CDS encoding ABC transporter permease yields the protein MKNEIVKIKSGTALQKLLAFAALIVIYTFFAIFGNNFVSTSTILNILSSSYYVGFLAIGVTFVIITGGIDLSIGTVLMCSALIGALAYRDWGWPLWLALLLIVFVGTVFGLINGLLVTKLKLPPFIATLGMMMVSLGFGSIITNTTSKNFPTINEADSWFSRVFLKTKADMFGSSIDIPTAAIWLFSFFFIMLLVLNKTKIGRYIFAIGSNEEAVRLSGVKSDNWKCIAYVISGMSAGLGAIFYAATYSRVIPNTGNGFELTAIAAVVIGGTSLSGGVGSLTGTLIGVFIMSILKNGLVSISLPAPYQTFFTGLVVIGAVMLDIYRNEKANKVKKH from the coding sequence ATGAAAAATGAGATTGTTAAAATCAAATCGGGAACCGCTCTGCAAAAATTACTTGCGTTTGCCGCTTTGATAGTCATCTATACCTTCTTTGCAATATTCGGCAACAACTTTGTTTCAACCTCCACAATACTGAATATTCTCTCAAGCTCGTATTATGTGGGCTTTTTGGCAATCGGCGTTACTTTTGTCATCATTACCGGCGGAATTGACCTCTCAATCGGCACGGTTCTGATGTGCTCCGCTCTGATCGGCGCACTCGCATACCGTGACTGGGGCTGGCCGCTCTGGCTGGCGCTTCTGCTGATTGTGTTTGTCGGCACCGTTTTCGGCCTTATCAACGGCTTATTGGTCACAAAACTGAAATTGCCGCCGTTTATAGCAACTCTGGGCATGATGATGGTATCTCTGGGCTTTGGTTCAATTATTACAAATACCACTTCAAAGAACTTTCCGACGATAAACGAGGCGGACAGCTGGTTCAGCAGAGTTTTTCTAAAAACCAAAGCGGATATGTTCGGAAGCAGCATTGATATCCCGACGGCAGCGATCTGGCTCTTTTCCTTCTTTTTCATCATGCTGCTCGTTTTAAACAAAACAAAAATAGGCAGGTACATTTTCGCCATAGGCAGTAATGAAGAAGCGGTGCGCTTGTCCGGCGTTAAAAGCGACAACTGGAAATGCATCGCCTATGTGATCAGCGGAATGAGTGCGGGATTAGGCGCAATCTTTTACGCAGCAACATACAGCAGGGTTATACCCAATACGGGCAACGGATTTGAATTAACTGCCATCGCAGCTGTTGTCATAGGAGGCACTTCGCTATCGGGAGGCGTCGGTTCCCTTACCGGCACATTAATAGGTGTCTTTATTATGAGCATACTAAAGAACGGTTTGGTATCCATCAGTTTGCCGGCGCCATATCAGACCTTTTTTACCGGTCTTGTTGTTATCGGAGCGGTAATGTTGGATATATACAGGAACGAGAAGGCAAATAAGGTAAAAAAACATTGA